A single window of Agromyces aureus DNA harbors:
- a CDS encoding HNH endonuclease, with protein MIGPKVAKPTAAAERDAYEIATLRDADTCQRCRRYCGPTARDHRKNRSQGGQTVASNLCVLGLGCHMWKTENPEDAVDDGWAVPGWPRADWRQWPARRWVKHPLGYLDLVWVLLDDVGGWEVIDETDARERMRQMGWEP; from the coding sequence GTGATCGGCCCGAAGGTGGCGAAGCCCACCGCGGCCGCCGAGCGCGACGCCTACGAGATCGCGACCCTGCGTGACGCGGACACGTGCCAGCGGTGCCGACGGTACTGCGGGCCGACCGCGCGAGATCACCGGAAGAACCGCTCCCAAGGCGGCCAGACGGTGGCGTCGAACCTGTGCGTCCTCGGGCTCGGCTGCCACATGTGGAAGACCGAGAACCCGGAAGACGCCGTCGACGACGGTTGGGCCGTCCCGGGCTGGCCGCGCGCCGACTGGCGGCAGTGGCCGGCCCGCCGGTGGGTGAAGCACCCCCTCGGGTACCTCGACCTCGTGTGGGTGCTGCTCGACGACGTCGGCGGCTGGGAAGTCATCGACGAGACCGACGCGCGCGAGCGCATGAGACAGATGGGTTGGGAACCGTGA
- a CDS encoding PD-(D/E)XK nuclease-like domain-containing protein, producing MSDLQGIVHDLPDEAYFAHDSLSSTGARRLLDSPARYRWEQEHPQPPRQAFDEGHAIHTLVLGTGSNIVELDFDNFRTKVAQEERDAVYAAGGVPMLVKDMAPIRATAEAVLAHPTARRLFEQDGHAETSLFATVDGVPCRARFDFYAPVGVDLKTTAGRADRHGFSQSAAKYGYDVQDAWYRDVREVVTGERGEFIFVVVEKDAPNLIGVHQLDRDFVDLGRAKARRARETFLRCTETNTWPGYPEPIQLVVPPVWLINDAIDKELA from the coding sequence ATGAGCGACCTGCAGGGCATCGTCCACGACCTCCCCGACGAGGCCTACTTCGCACACGACTCGCTCTCCTCCACGGGCGCACGACGGCTGCTCGACTCGCCCGCACGGTACCGGTGGGAGCAGGAGCACCCGCAGCCGCCGCGGCAGGCCTTCGACGAGGGGCACGCGATCCACACCCTCGTACTCGGAACCGGGTCGAACATCGTCGAGCTCGACTTCGACAACTTCCGCACGAAGGTGGCTCAGGAGGAGCGTGACGCCGTGTACGCGGCCGGTGGGGTGCCGATGCTCGTCAAGGACATGGCACCCATCCGGGCGACCGCAGAAGCCGTGCTCGCGCACCCGACCGCCCGCCGCCTGTTCGAGCAGGACGGGCACGCGGAGACGTCCCTGTTCGCCACGGTCGACGGCGTGCCCTGCCGTGCCCGGTTCGACTTCTACGCGCCCGTCGGCGTCGACCTGAAGACCACCGCAGGCAGGGCCGATCGGCACGGGTTCTCCCAGTCCGCCGCGAAGTATGGCTACGACGTGCAGGACGCCTGGTACCGCGACGTCCGCGAGGTCGTCACCGGGGAGCGCGGCGAGTTCATCTTCGTCGTCGTCGAGAAGGACGCCCCGAACCTCATCGGCGTCCACCAGCTCGACCGCGACTTCGTCGACCTCGGCCGTGCGAAAGCACGTCGTGCCCGCGAGACCTTCCTCCGCTGCACCGAAACGAACACGTGGCCCGGATACCCCGAGCCCATCCAACTCGTCGTCCCGCCCGTGTGGCTCATCAACGACGCAATCGACAAGGAACTCGCATGA
- a CDS encoding DNA cytosine methyltransferase produces the protein MTALLERAGYARPAVDWNGLTVTDLFCGAGGSSSGLVAAGYQVIIAANHWAKAIESHQLNHPETDHSNADISQVNPGFFPRTDILWASPECTNHSVAKGVKRQRATDAMLFDVDGTRPLADEAANRSRATMWDVPRFAEHHAYRAIIIENVVDAYRWVMFPAWLQAMELLGYEHELVWLNSMHAQGGGLPAPQSRDRMYIVFWRKDTATAKRPRPNVERWTRPLAVCAQHGEVRAVQAFKKAERWGRYRAQYLYRCPACAAVIEPAWLPASSAIDWSIPGERIGDKKKPLAEKTRARIEKGIERYWRPLLVTAAGNTYDGITTGSSYLRARPIDDVMPTQHTTASEGLAVLPPFLTQFRERERTLDPARDPLTTLVADGAGHALITDGIHGGGTVQSARDALLTQTTAQTKGLAYAPLLVPVEGREGKVAASADGPLRTQSTRNETALVVPLRNHGVTKPATHPIDTVSANGNHHALVMRNNEGGAEMTTPVHETLRTLTTGGHQSLLTPYYGASESAKPTSDPHGTLTTTDRYGLVESELSLDVDDVMFRMLTPDEIKRGMAFASDYVLLGTKREQVKQAGNAVTPPAARDLGLAVAEFLNGELVAA, from the coding sequence ATGACCGCTCTGCTCGAGCGCGCCGGATACGCGCGCCCCGCCGTCGACTGGAACGGCCTCACCGTCACGGACCTGTTCTGCGGCGCCGGCGGCTCGTCGTCGGGTCTCGTCGCCGCCGGGTATCAGGTCATCATCGCGGCGAACCACTGGGCGAAGGCGATCGAGTCGCACCAGCTCAACCACCCGGAGACGGACCACTCGAACGCGGACATCTCGCAGGTGAACCCCGGGTTCTTCCCCCGCACTGACATCCTGTGGGCGTCGCCCGAGTGCACGAACCACTCCGTCGCGAAGGGCGTGAAACGGCAGCGCGCGACCGACGCGATGCTGTTCGACGTCGACGGCACCCGCCCGCTCGCCGACGAGGCCGCGAACCGCTCGCGCGCCACGATGTGGGATGTGCCCCGGTTCGCCGAGCACCACGCCTACCGGGCGATCATCATCGAGAACGTCGTCGACGCATACCGGTGGGTCATGTTCCCCGCCTGGCTGCAGGCGATGGAACTCCTCGGCTACGAGCACGAGCTCGTGTGGCTGAACTCGATGCACGCGCAGGGCGGCGGGCTCCCGGCGCCGCAGTCGCGCGACCGCATGTACATCGTGTTCTGGCGCAAGGACACCGCGACGGCGAAGCGTCCGCGGCCGAACGTCGAACGCTGGACGCGCCCGCTCGCCGTGTGCGCTCAGCACGGCGAGGTGCGCGCGGTGCAGGCGTTCAAGAAGGCCGAGCGGTGGGGCCGCTACCGGGCGCAGTACCTCTACCGGTGCCCGGCGTGCGCGGCCGTCATCGAGCCCGCATGGCTGCCCGCCTCGAGCGCGATCGACTGGTCAATCCCGGGCGAGCGCATCGGCGACAAGAAGAAGCCGCTCGCGGAGAAGACGAGGGCCCGGATCGAGAAGGGCATCGAACGCTACTGGCGCCCGCTGCTCGTCACGGCCGCGGGGAACACGTACGACGGCATCACGACGGGCTCGAGCTACCTTCGCGCACGTCCGATCGACGACGTCATGCCGACCCAGCACACGACGGCATCCGAAGGCCTCGCGGTACTGCCGCCGTTCCTCACACAGTTCCGTGAGCGCGAGCGCACTCTCGACCCGGCGCGCGACCCGCTGACGACGCTCGTAGCCGACGGCGCAGGGCACGCGCTCATCACCGATGGCATCCATGGTGGCGGCACCGTGCAGTCAGCCCGCGACGCGCTGCTGACGCAGACGACGGCGCAGACGAAGGGCCTCGCCTACGCGCCGCTGCTCGTGCCCGTCGAGGGTCGCGAGGGGAAGGTCGCGGCATCAGCCGACGGCCCGCTGCGGACGCAGTCGACCAGGAACGAGACGGCGCTCGTCGTCCCGCTTCGCAACCACGGTGTGACGAAGCCGGCGACGCACCCGATCGACACCGTGAGCGCGAACGGAAACCATCACGCGCTCGTGATGCGCAACAACGAGGGAGGAGCCGAGATGACCACGCCCGTGCACGAGACGCTCCGGACGCTCACGACCGGCGGGCATCAGTCGCTCCTCACGCCCTACTACGGCGCGAGCGAGTCGGCGAAGCCCACGAGCGATCCCCACGGCACGCTCACCACGACCGACCGATACGGACTCGTCGAGTCGGAGCTGTCGCTCGACGTCGACGACGTCATGTTCCGCATGCTCACGCCCGACGAGATCAAACGCGGCATGGCGTTCGCATCCGACTACGTGCTGCTCGGCACGAAGCGCGAGCAGGTCAAGCAGGCCGGGAACGCGGTCACGCCGCCCGCGGCGCGCGACCTTGGCCTCGCCGTCGCCGAGTTCCTCAACGGCGAGCTGGTCGCAGCATGA
- a CDS encoding phage antirepressor KilAC domain-containing protein has product MTSMEIVSHAFNGVQVRAEIDEHGDPWFIAADVCRVLEHTNPTMAVAALDDDEKGLSNVETPGGAQLLVSVSEAGLYSLILRSRKPEAKAFKRWITHEVLPSIRHTGQYVAESPEQLMARALVQAQQTLEQSAARIAELEPRAEAWNAIASAEGDYSVGDAAKILARAGIPTGPTRLFTQLRDLKWTYRGADGAWRAYAERVESGHLAEKPQFHYHPSTGERVLDAPQVRVTVKGLERLRLRLHVGKAVA; this is encoded by the coding sequence ATGACCTCAATGGAAATCGTATCGCACGCGTTCAACGGCGTGCAGGTGCGAGCAGAGATCGACGAGCACGGAGATCCGTGGTTCATCGCGGCCGACGTGTGCCGCGTCCTGGAACACACCAACCCGACGATGGCGGTCGCCGCACTCGACGACGACGAGAAGGGTCTCAGCAATGTTGAGACCCCTGGCGGTGCCCAGCTGCTCGTCAGCGTGAGCGAGGCCGGCCTGTACTCGCTCATCCTCCGCTCGCGGAAGCCGGAAGCGAAGGCCTTCAAGCGGTGGATCACCCACGAGGTGCTCCCCAGCATCCGCCACACCGGCCAGTACGTGGCCGAGTCGCCTGAACAGCTCATGGCCCGCGCGCTCGTGCAGGCGCAGCAGACGCTCGAACAGTCCGCGGCCCGTATCGCGGAGCTCGAACCTCGCGCGGAGGCGTGGAACGCGATCGCATCCGCCGAGGGCGACTACTCCGTGGGCGACGCGGCCAAGATCCTCGCCCGCGCCGGCATCCCGACCGGGCCCACGCGACTGTTCACTCAGCTGCGCGACCTGAAGTGGACGTACCGCGGCGCCGACGGCGCGTGGCGGGCGTACGCGGAACGGGTCGAGTCCGGCCACCTCGCGGAGAAGCCGCAGTTCCACTACCACCCGTCGACCGGTGAGCGGGTGCTGGATGCCCCGCAGGTGCGGGTCACGGTCAAGGGCCTCGAGCGGCTGCGGCTTCGGCTGCATGTCGGAAAGGCGGTCGCGTGA
- a CDS encoding P22 phage major capsid protein family protein yields MANIFQKATRLAGTALAILKREIKLPGIFTFKFGIADFKGAAGDTVMVKRPPLLRARDKGWRNSNAIVVDDLAQSKIAVKLDKFPYSAVHLSPEEATLDEVNYVRDIQNPQIQAISEFYEDVIGDTLAAADFVLEVNFTPTSPATAYNHDPATVALRARKLLNDARVPASGRYWLVGSSVSESIAGHPRLLAVDTSGLGEALRDGVVGKLADFTIIEVQGFDETESYFVHETAVALANVAPVVPRGATSGSSIQANGVAITQIFDYDSVYAKDRSIVESFVGAAPVLDPEVDASTNLILLDEAGEPVMAFYRAVKVTFGDQGTTQSNVWTTQVTGSPTGGSYTVTVDGQTTDAIAFNASNETIANEINELSSIAGVKVTGTTTKTLKFTEPVLVSATASLTGGSTPGVTVTKV; encoded by the coding sequence ATGGCAAACATCTTCCAGAAGGCGACCCGGCTCGCCGGAACCGCGCTCGCGATCCTCAAGCGCGAGATCAAGCTGCCCGGCATCTTCACCTTCAAGTTCGGCATCGCCGACTTCAAGGGCGCCGCCGGCGACACGGTGATGGTGAAGCGGCCCCCGCTTCTCCGTGCCCGTGACAAGGGCTGGCGCAACTCGAACGCGATCGTCGTGGACGACCTCGCACAGTCGAAGATCGCCGTCAAGCTCGACAAGTTCCCCTACAGCGCGGTGCACCTCTCGCCCGAGGAGGCCACGCTCGACGAGGTCAACTACGTGCGCGACATCCAGAACCCGCAGATCCAGGCGATCAGCGAGTTCTACGAAGACGTCATCGGCGACACCCTCGCCGCGGCCGACTTCGTGCTCGAGGTCAACTTCACGCCGACCTCCCCCGCCACGGCCTACAACCACGATCCCGCGACCGTCGCGCTCCGCGCCCGCAAGCTGCTGAACGACGCGCGCGTGCCGGCGTCGGGCCGCTACTGGCTCGTCGGCTCCTCGGTGTCCGAGTCGATCGCCGGCCACCCGCGCCTGCTCGCTGTGGACACGTCGGGACTGGGCGAGGCGCTCCGTGATGGCGTCGTCGGCAAGCTCGCCGACTTCACCATCATCGAGGTGCAGGGCTTCGACGAGACGGAGTCCTACTTCGTCCACGAGACCGCGGTCGCGCTCGCCAACGTCGCGCCCGTCGTGCCCCGGGGTGCGACGTCGGGTTCGTCCATCCAGGCGAACGGTGTCGCGATCACGCAGATCTTCGACTACGACTCGGTGTACGCGAAGGACCGCTCCATCGTGGAGTCCTTCGTCGGCGCGGCTCCGGTCCTCGACCCCGAGGTCGACGCCTCGACGAACCTCATCCTCCTCGATGAGGCCGGCGAGCCCGTCATGGCGTTCTACCGCGCGGTCAAGGTCACCTTCGGTGACCAGGGCACCACGCAGTCGAACGTCTGGACGACTCAGGTGACCGGTTCGCCCACGGGCGGCTCGTACACCGTGACCGTCGACGGCCAGACGACCGACGCGATCGCGTTCAACGCGTCGAACGAGACGATCGCGAACGAGATCAACGAGCTCAGCTCCATCGCCGGCGTCAAGGTCACGGGCACCACGACCAAGACGCTGAAGTTCACCGAGCCGGTCCTCGTCTCGGCCACGGCGTCGCTCACCGGCGGCTCCACCCCCGGTGTGACCGTCACCAAGGTCTGA
- a CDS encoding metallopeptidase family protein, producing the protein MIDGLENVVFVVEDRPEDGTLDLLGLYDGYALTERDRYGMGEMPDRIILYREPLLAICDDEDELRDEIHVTLVHEIAHFYGIDDDRLHELGWA; encoded by the coding sequence ATGATCGACGGGCTCGAGAACGTCGTGTTCGTGGTCGAGGACCGCCCCGAAGACGGCACGCTCGACCTGCTCGGACTCTACGACGGCTACGCCCTGACCGAACGCGATCGCTACGGCATGGGCGAGATGCCCGATCGCATCATCCTGTACCGCGAGCCGCTGCTCGCGATCTGCGACGACGAAGACGAACTCCGCGACGAGATCCACGTCACCCTCGTGCACGAGATCGCGCATTTCTACGGCATCGACGACGACCGGCTGCACGAGTTGGGCTGGGCGTGA
- a CDS encoding serine hydrolase codes for MSSPARVIGIIVGAVAILGIGVYAPAMLLGPLPAVTVQTVAGGATGAPASAPLALPEAGASALAVVGDDGAATVLATAGDPEIVPMGGAAKLVTVLATLDSLPLPVPGEGEGPLIKIGPADYTDYLRYEADGSRALQVSPGDSWTERDVVRAIMLTSSNNHADTLARWAFGTVDAYVDGANAWLADAGFTSSTVADTTGLSGENTTTADELARLTALVLENPSLAAMLDEPDQTVLGSHSAPDLVDRDNSDGVREITRSYTDQAGLASVFTTEVRVEGANAPSRIIGVMLLMPDYETLDPAIAAAVASVTASAAPVTVISQGTVYAKATSAWGSTSDLIATVDRAEAPWGGSIGEASISVEPFTTSSSARDIGRVTVATGADEVSSPLRLSTEIRDPGPIWRLTHPFPVINAFIEAQG; via the coding sequence ATGAGTTCCCCCGCTCGCGTGATCGGCATCATCGTCGGTGCCGTCGCGATCCTCGGCATCGGCGTCTACGCGCCCGCGATGCTGCTCGGCCCGCTTCCCGCGGTGACCGTGCAGACCGTCGCCGGCGGTGCGACGGGCGCGCCCGCGTCCGCCCCGCTGGCGCTGCCCGAAGCGGGCGCCAGCGCCCTCGCCGTCGTCGGCGACGATGGCGCTGCGACCGTGCTGGCGACGGCCGGCGACCCCGAGATCGTCCCCATGGGCGGTGCGGCCAAACTGGTCACGGTGCTCGCGACCCTCGATTCGCTGCCGTTGCCCGTCCCGGGCGAGGGCGAAGGGCCGCTCATCAAGATCGGACCCGCCGACTACACCGACTACCTGCGCTACGAGGCCGACGGCTCGCGGGCGCTGCAGGTCTCCCCCGGCGACTCGTGGACCGAGCGAGACGTGGTGCGGGCGATCATGCTGACCTCGAGCAACAATCACGCCGACACGCTCGCGCGATGGGCGTTCGGCACGGTCGACGCCTACGTCGACGGCGCGAACGCCTGGCTCGCCGATGCCGGGTTCACCTCCAGCACGGTCGCCGACACCACCGGACTCTCGGGCGAGAACACGACGACCGCCGACGAACTCGCGCGACTCACGGCGCTCGTGCTCGAGAACCCGAGCCTCGCCGCGATGCTCGACGAGCCCGACCAGACGGTGCTCGGTTCGCACAGCGCACCCGACCTCGTCGACCGCGACAACAGCGACGGGGTGCGGGAGATCACCCGCAGCTACACCGACCAGGCCGGACTCGCCTCGGTGTTCACCACCGAGGTCCGTGTCGAGGGCGCGAACGCACCGAGTCGAATCATCGGCGTCATGCTGCTGATGCCCGACTACGAGACCCTCGACCCCGCCATCGCGGCCGCGGTCGCGTCGGTGACGGCCTCGGCCGCGCCCGTGACCGTCATCTCCCAGGGAACGGTCTACGCGAAGGCCACTTCGGCCTGGGGAAGCACATCGGACCTCATCGCGACCGTCGACCGCGCGGAGGCGCCGTGGGGCGGGTCGATCGGCGAGGCCAGCATCAGCGTCGAGCCGTTCACGACCTCGTCCAGTGCCCGCGACATCGGTCGCGTCACGGTCGCGACGGGCGCCGACGAGGTCTCCTCGCCGCTGCGACTGTCGACCGAAATCCGCGACCCGGGGCCGATCTGGCGTCTCACGCACCCGTTCCCGGTCATCAACGCGTTCATCGAGGCCCAGGGCTGA
- a CDS encoding HNH endonuclease, translating to MSVETIIQSAPRITETMIAARFWASVDVRRRHECWPWQKASRNGYGVFHPTKGETVGAHRFALEIALGRPLAEGMQARHLVCDNPPCCNPAHLAEGTNADNVADMVGKSRQARGSMKSRLAEADIVSMRERAAQGALLADLAVEYGIAPSLVTMIVRGQRWKHAGGPITLTYRKASA from the coding sequence GTGAGCGTCGAGACGATCATCCAGTCGGCTCCCCGCATCACGGAGACGATGATCGCGGCTCGATTCTGGGCCAGCGTCGACGTGCGCCGCCGGCACGAGTGCTGGCCGTGGCAGAAGGCCTCGCGCAACGGCTACGGCGTGTTCCACCCGACCAAGGGCGAGACCGTGGGTGCGCACCGGTTCGCTCTGGAGATCGCGCTCGGTCGGCCGCTGGCCGAAGGCATGCAGGCACGGCATCTCGTCTGCGACAACCCGCCCTGCTGCAACCCCGCCCACCTCGCCGAGGGGACGAACGCGGACAACGTCGCCGACATGGTCGGCAAGAGCCGCCAGGCGCGCGGCTCCATGAAGTCTCGCCTCGCCGAGGCCGACATCGTCTCCATGCGTGAGCGCGCCGCTCAGGGCGCGCTCCTCGCAGATCTCGCCGTCGAGTACGGCATCGCACCATCCCTCGTCACCATGATCGTCCGCGGACAGCGCTGGAAGCACGCTGGCGGACCGATCACCCTCACCTACCGAAAGGCATCCGCATGA
- a CDS encoding helix-turn-helix domain-containing protein, translating to MNAGEGHEPWVDATVVAKHIGVEPQTVREYARLKKLPGRKFGGSWRFRLSDIDAPAPVADPWVRKN from the coding sequence GTGAACGCGGGGGAGGGGCACGAGCCCTGGGTCGATGCGACCGTCGTCGCGAAGCACATCGGCGTCGAACCGCAGACGGTGCGCGAGTACGCCCGGCTGAAGAAGCTACCCGGCCGCAAGTTCGGCGGGTCATGGCGATTCCGACTCTCGGACATCGATGCGCCGGCCCCCGTGGCCGACCCGTGGGTGCGGAAGAACTGA
- a CDS encoding helix-turn-helix domain-containing protein: protein MSQEVSARAKAYAKQLQADIKANRWTQQNVAAEVGIDVSNLSKKLNGKTPLGLDEMFEILDVIGVDHADYLTRAAALAAKAARKA, encoded by the coding sequence ATGAGCCAAGAAGTCAGCGCGCGGGCAAAGGCCTACGCCAAGCAGCTCCAGGCAGATATCAAAGCCAACCGCTGGACGCAGCAGAACGTCGCCGCGGAGGTTGGGATCGACGTCTCGAACCTGAGCAAGAAGCTCAACGGGAAGACGCCCCTCGGGCTCGACGAGATGTTCGAGATACTCGACGTGATCGGCGTCGACCACGCCGACTACCTCACGCGTGCTGCAGCGTTGGCAGCGAAAGCAGCTCGGAAGGCGTGA
- a CDS encoding RusA family crossover junction endodeoxyribonuclease, whose product MSAWDGNGPVMPETVQTDDVDRVVIFVPGTPVPQGSKKGFARGRFVNIVDDNADTLKPWRATVAHHADIGRTFDGPLEVTLTFHMPRPQRPRWSRPAVKPDADKLARAILDGLTDGGLIADDARVVDLHIHEEYADTRTGVDIEVKAARS is encoded by the coding sequence ATGAGCGCGTGGGATGGCAACGGCCCCGTCATGCCGGAGACCGTGCAGACCGATGACGTCGACCGTGTCGTGATCTTCGTCCCCGGCACGCCCGTCCCTCAGGGCTCCAAGAAGGGCTTCGCCCGCGGCCGGTTCGTGAACATCGTCGACGACAACGCCGACACGTTGAAGCCCTGGCGCGCCACCGTCGCCCACCACGCGGACATCGGCCGCACGTTCGACGGTCCCCTCGAGGTCACGCTCACGTTCCACATGCCCCGCCCGCAGCGCCCCCGCTGGTCGCGCCCGGCCGTGAAGCCCGACGCCGACAAGCTCGCCCGAGCAATCCTCGACGGACTCACCGACGGCGGCCTCATCGCCGACGACGCCCGCGTGGTCGACCTCCACATCCACGAGGAATACGCCGACACCCGCACGGGCGTCGACATCGAAGTGAAGGCGGCGCGCTCATGA
- a CDS encoding single-stranded DNA-binding protein, producing MSGETIITVVGNLTADPELRYTQGGLAVANMTIASTPRTFDRQANEWKDGEALFLRASCWREFAEHVAGSLTKGSRVIATGRLKQRAYETKEGEKRTSMELEIDEIGPSLRYATASVTRAQSNRGQTSQGSAPDAPYSPEQQSGDTWAPSNGGEGYGNEQPF from the coding sequence ATGAGCGGCGAAACCATCATCACCGTGGTCGGCAACCTCACAGCAGATCCCGAACTGCGCTACACGCAGGGCGGTCTCGCCGTCGCGAACATGACCATCGCGTCGACGCCGCGCACGTTCGACCGGCAGGCGAACGAGTGGAAGGACGGCGAGGCGCTGTTCCTGCGGGCGTCGTGCTGGCGTGAGTTCGCCGAGCACGTCGCCGGCTCGCTGACGAAGGGCTCGCGCGTCATCGCGACAGGCCGCCTGAAGCAGCGCGCCTACGAGACGAAGGAGGGCGAGAAGCGCACCTCCATGGAGCTGGAGATCGACGAGATCGGCCCCTCGCTACGGTACGCGACCGCATCCGTCACCCGGGCACAGTCGAACCGGGGGCAGACGTCGCAGGGATCGGCCCCTGACGCCCCGTACAGCCCCGAACAGCAGTCGGGTGACACGTGGGCACCCTCGAACGGTGGTGAGGGCTATGGCAACGAGCAGCCGTTCTAA
- a CDS encoding helix-turn-helix domain-containing protein: MREPLWPYIAAVLAEVAAESLVTQDELEQRSGINQGTISQLLRGRRKLSIEHADALSEALGIPFAAVIADAVEARAKHSPL; the protein is encoded by the coding sequence GTGCGCGAACCTCTCTGGCCGTATATCGCTGCGGTCCTCGCGGAGGTAGCAGCAGAGTCTCTCGTCACTCAGGACGAGCTCGAGCAGCGGTCAGGCATCAACCAGGGCACGATATCGCAGTTGCTCCGTGGTCGCCGGAAACTCTCGATCGAGCATGCGGACGCGCTCAGCGAGGCGCTCGGCATCCCGTTCGCCGCGGTGATCGCGGACGCTGTGGAGGCGCGGGCCAAGCACTCTCCGTTGTAG
- a CDS encoding phage portal protein, which yields MKRNDVIELAQEQLIPLWLKERKDQTVLRDWARGVHVSPFKPKESDPELESLLEKTPVPFIMLVVSILAQTMDLKDYHPGDEAMHDDLWKIWQGNRMPMRQKRLYKASLRGQGYTMLLPGEPVPVAKIFSARNMVAVYQDPEADEWPMFAAYGEQADRNHFHFTVADEGELHTMQMGPEGQELEFIETNVHRAGITPVIRYSGGVDDEGAVMGEVEPLIPIQANIDQTNFDRLITQSFEAWKVKYITGMAKPETDAEAERIKMVLERGHMLLIENPEAKVGTLDASTLNGYIEARRDSKQDLASTAQISQKTIVGSQSNNSDGAEAQAAEEASTQRKIQDYLTAFGESHGQFFRLGGHLAGIKGAWEDYAGIADWANSEIRSLSQVADAVGKLRTQVDAPIEGLWEMIPGMSKERLDRWKDLRKEDRDSDPLAQVVRGIQQP from the coding sequence GTGAAGCGCAACGACGTGATCGAGCTCGCCCAAGAGCAGCTCATCCCCCTGTGGCTGAAGGAGCGCAAGGATCAGACGGTCCTCCGGGACTGGGCGCGAGGCGTGCACGTGTCGCCCTTCAAGCCGAAGGAGTCCGACCCGGAGCTCGAGTCCCTGCTCGAGAAGACGCCGGTCCCGTTCATCATGCTCGTCGTGTCGATCCTGGCGCAGACGATGGACCTGAAGGACTACCACCCCGGCGACGAGGCCATGCACGACGACCTCTGGAAGATCTGGCAGGGCAACCGCATGCCGATGCGCCAGAAGCGCCTGTACAAGGCGTCGCTGCGCGGGCAGGGCTACACGATGCTGCTCCCGGGCGAGCCGGTGCCGGTCGCGAAGATCTTCTCCGCCCGGAACATGGTCGCGGTCTATCAGGACCCCGAGGCCGACGAGTGGCCGATGTTCGCCGCGTACGGCGAGCAGGCCGACCGGAACCACTTCCACTTCACCGTCGCCGATGAGGGCGAACTCCACACCATGCAGATGGGCCCCGAGGGGCAGGAGCTCGAGTTCATCGAGACGAACGTCCACCGTGCCGGCATCACCCCCGTGATCCGGTACTCGGGCGGCGTCGACGACGAGGGCGCCGTGATGGGCGAGGTTGAGCCTCTCATCCCCATCCAGGCGAACATCGACCAGACCAACTTCGACCGGCTCATCACGCAGTCGTTCGAGGCGTGGAAGGTGAAGTACATCACTGGCATGGCGAAGCCGGAGACGGATGCCGAGGCCGAGCGCATCAAGATGGTGCTCGAGCGCGGTCACATGCTGCTCATCGAGAACCCCGAAGCGAAGGTCGGCACGCTCGACGCGTCCACGCTCAACGGGTACATCGAGGCCCGCCGCGACTCGAAGCAGGACCTCGCGTCGACGGCGCAGATCAGCCAGAAGACGATCGTCGGCTCTCAGTCGAACAACTCGGACGGCGCGGAAGCGCAGGCGGCCGAGGAAGCATCGACCCAGCGCAAGATTCAGGACTACCTGACGGCGTTCGGCGAGTCGCACGGCCAGTTCTTCCGCCTCGGCGGCCACCTCGCCGGCATCAAGGGCGCATGGGAGGACTACGCCGGCATCGCCGACTGGGCGAACTCGGAGATCCGCTCCCTGTCGCAGGTCGCTGACGCGGTCGGCAAGCTCCGCACGCAGGTCGACGCCCCGATCGAGGGGCTGTGGGAGATGATCCCCGGCATGTCGAAGGAACGCCTCGACCGGTGGAAGGACCTCCGCAAAGAGGACCGCGACAGCGACCCGCTCGCGCAGGTGGTGCGCGGCATCCAACAGCCGTGA